From one Candidatus Methanoplasma termitum genomic stretch:
- a CDS encoding GtrA family protein — MGFVANFLEKHEEGILYVIFGGLSVVVSWGTYALFVLAGIDISVSNILSIICSLIFAFATNKWFVFKSRSLKRNILVKEIISFFGFRILTIIFIRTLGFEILIRYFGLNQSIFGVEGAVALVIVTVIETILNYLFSKFIVFRKNKEKENA, encoded by the coding sequence ATGGGATTTGTTGCGAACTTTTTAGAGAAACATGAGGAAGGAATCCTTTATGTGATATTCGGAGGTCTGTCCGTTGTTGTCAGTTGGGGCACATATGCATTATTTGTCCTGGCAGGAATAGACATCAGCGTCAGCAACATACTTTCCATCATATGCTCCCTGATCTTTGCGTTCGCTACAAACAAGTGGTTTGTTTTCAAGAGTCGTTCACTCAAGAGAAATATACTCGTTAAAGAGATAATTTCATTCTTCGGGTTCCGCATACTGACGATCATCTTTATCAGAACTTTAGGGTTTGAGATCCTGATAAGGTATTTCGGATTGAATCAATCGATCTTCGGAGTGGAAGGCGCAGTTGCTCTGGTGATCGTTACCGTGATAGAGACGATTTTGAACTATCTTTTCAGCAAGTTCATTGTTTTCAGAAAGAATAAAGAAAAAGAAAATGCCTGA
- a CDS encoding DUF2029 domain-containing protein — translation MNSMSSPVVSLRTLLMHPIFFIAVVGIAIRLIISPFVAVGYDIDYWAVIIRNIESGQGLYGLEGYYYTPVWGYSLSFQSMFHELFLNINVMGQKVPEFFQAEFYSEWWTANVTSTSFNFFLKIPFVISDIIVGYLIYWLIKDKTQDTKKATIGFTLWFLCPLIIIATSVSGMFDTFSILFALLCVVMVRKDKLFLAGILFSFAVLTKFFPAYFIFIILAYILVAHRTDGKAFSSILKAVAGAIIAFFVLMAPQIINGEMGESLLFITSRATSGSASTSILDVITNGAVVVFLLGIVVAAVMGYLLTKKSKEELDDSFFKYALFIAAFLFLYPPLPQYLVFLLPFLVIYISIRNGKFKWAWLLISIGGSLFILAANFSILMPAGAFTELTSSGHIMSLIDWFQQPIIMSYSATNLLLYVSGVIQYLGILAIMGLLGIEWYIDFRKSDVKIWAYMQMRFSLKRSKT, via the coding sequence TTGAACAGCATGAGTTCCCCGGTGGTCTCTTTGAGAACGCTGTTGATGCATCCCATCTTTTTCATTGCGGTGGTTGGGATTGCGATCAGGCTTATCATATCCCCATTCGTGGCCGTCGGATACGACATTGATTATTGGGCGGTGATAATAAGGAACATTGAAAGCGGCCAGGGACTGTATGGATTGGAGGGATACTATTACACTCCCGTCTGGGGGTACAGCCTTTCCTTCCAATCGATGTTCCATGAACTGTTCCTGAATATCAATGTTATGGGGCAAAAGGTACCGGAGTTTTTCCAAGCGGAATTTTATTCGGAATGGTGGACGGCCAATGTGACCTCCACATCATTCAACTTCTTTCTGAAGATACCATTCGTGATCAGCGACATCATAGTCGGATATCTGATATACTGGCTCATAAAGGATAAGACCCAGGACACAAAAAAAGCAACTATCGGCTTTACACTTTGGTTCCTTTGTCCGTTGATAATCATCGCGACCTCTGTCTCTGGTATGTTTGACACTTTTTCTATACTCTTTGCGCTTCTCTGCGTTGTGATGGTAAGAAAGGACAAACTCTTCCTTGCGGGGATCTTGTTCTCTTTCGCAGTGTTAACGAAGTTCTTCCCCGCCTATTTCATCTTCATCATACTTGCTTACATTTTAGTGGCCCACCGCACTGACGGCAAGGCGTTCAGTTCCATACTGAAAGCTGTGGCCGGCGCTATCATCGCGTTCTTTGTGTTGATGGCCCCTCAGATAATTAACGGAGAGATGGGAGAAAGCCTTCTGTTCATCACATCGAGGGCAACGTCTGGCAGCGCCTCAACATCGATCTTAGATGTGATCACCAACGGGGCAGTCGTCGTTTTCCTGCTGGGCATCGTTGTAGCGGCGGTCATGGGATATTTGCTGACAAAGAAGAGCAAAGAGGAACTGGACGATTCATTCTTCAAATATGCACTATTCATTGCTGCATTCCTGTTCCTGTACCCTCCGCTCCCGCAATACCTTGTTTTCCTCTTGCCTTTCTTGGTGATCTACATTTCCATCCGGAACGGTAAATTCAAGTGGGCATGGCTGTTGATATCGATCGGGGGTTCTTTGTTCATCCTTGCGGCAAATTTCTCCATTTTGATGCCTGCGGGAGCGTTCACCGAGCTAACCTCCTCCGGCCACATAATGTCATTGATCGACTGGTTCCAACAACCGATAATCATGAGCTATTCCGCGACAAACCTGCTGCTATACGTTTCGGGAGTGATACAGTACCTCGGCATATTGGCCATAATGGGATTGCTCGGAATAGAATGGTACATCGATTTCCGTAAATCGGACGTTAAAATATGGGCATATATGCAGATGCGTTTTTCGTTAAAAAGGTCAAAGACCTGA
- a CDS encoding ACT domain-containing protein, whose amino-acid sequence MHVISLIVKNEFGVMQRVMGEFTRNKINVETIVVGKCEVPNRSRMVLSVIDKGEAELVMGRLNKLQDVYSAEMVPPEGQSAYALMSTSNGNVGLVGGAAQVDEIIERSQEKKYVMALNAL is encoded by the coding sequence ATGCACGTAATATCCTTGATAGTCAAGAATGAGTTCGGCGTTATGCAGCGTGTCATGGGCGAGTTCACTCGCAACAAGATCAACGTTGAGACTATAGTCGTCGGAAAATGCGAAGTCCCCAACAGGTCAAGAATGGTGCTCTCGGTAATAGACAAAGGCGAGGCCGAGCTTGTAATGGGAAGGCTCAACAAACTGCAGGATGTATATAGTGCGGAAATGGTGCCGCCGGAAGGCCAATCGGCATATGCACTGATGTCAACATCCAATGGAAATGTCGGTCTGGTCGGAGGAGCCGCTCAGGTCGATGAGATAATAGAGCGCAGCCAAGAAAAGAAATACGTTATGGCGCTCAATGCGCTTTGA
- a CDS encoding D-sedoheptulose-7-phosphate isomerase codes for MKGSADNASFAKEYLSELTSTIGKVDLSGVDAAIEALIEAHGRGSKIFTAGNGGSSATASHIVCDFNKGISSTLDKKFEMICLSDSIPMLTAIANDVEYGEIFVRYLMGRMKKGDILILISGSGNSENIIRAADYAKNIGCKVIGFTGYDGGKLYKKADINIHFPLEDMQKAEDAHMIFLHLIARAVAKRLGVTMC; via the coding sequence ATGAAAGGTAGTGCAGACAACGCTTCGTTTGCAAAAGAATATCTCAGCGAACTGACATCGACCATAGGGAAGGTGGATCTCAGTGGGGTCGATGCCGCGATAGAGGCGCTGATCGAAGCACATGGCAGAGGTTCCAAAATATTCACAGCCGGCAACGGCGGAAGTTCCGCCACCGCTTCGCACATTGTCTGTGACTTTAATAAAGGGATATCGTCTACACTTGATAAAAAGTTCGAGATGATTTGTCTGAGCGACAGTATCCCCATGCTTACCGCCATTGCAAATGATGTAGAATATGGGGAGATATTTGTCCGATACCTAATGGGAAGGATGAAAAAAGGTGACATCCTGATCCTTATTTCAGGGAGCGGGAACTCTGAGAATATCATCAGAGCAGCCGATTATGCAAAAAACATCGGCTGCAAAGTAATAGGGTTCACAGGCTATGACGGCGGCAAGCTTTACAAGAAGGCGGATATAAACATCCACTTCCCGTTGGAAGACATGCAGAAGGCAGAGGATGCACACATGATATTCCTGCATCTGATCGCCAGAGCGGTTGCCAAAAGACTCGGCGTTACCATGTGTTGA
- a CDS encoding branched-chain amino acid transaminase produces the protein MEKGEKIWIDGKLINWADAKVHIMTHALNYGTGVFEGIRVYQTPKGPAVFRLKEHTKRLFDGCKTMGIDPVFGGKRYTVEEVMDVIKETIKANKKVDYVKPCVFLSGEAVGLNPVGLPASLSITCIYMGSYLGEDSKSGAKLITSSWHRPDNLCGPAGAKVNGTYVTSCLAKQEAVRQGANEAVMLNSIGHVAECTGENIFIYRNGKIFTPLTSECILEGITRDSVIQVARDLGYEVIETEITRMQLVTADEVWMTGTAAEVAPVTMIDGRVIGDGKVGKVAAKIQHKFHDIAEGKDQKYDGWLYYVK, from the coding sequence ATGGAAAAAGGAGAAAAGATCTGGATAGACGGTAAACTGATAAACTGGGCCGATGCGAAGGTCCACATAATGACCCATGCCCTGAACTACGGTACAGGGGTCTTCGAAGGGATCAGAGTATATCAGACGCCTAAAGGTCCGGCCGTCTTCAGGCTGAAAGAACACACAAAGAGACTCTTTGACGGATGCAAGACCATGGGGATAGATCCGGTGTTCGGCGGAAAGAGATACACTGTCGAAGAAGTGATGGATGTCATCAAAGAAACGATAAAAGCAAACAAAAAGGTCGATTACGTCAAGCCCTGCGTATTCCTCAGCGGAGAGGCTGTCGGGCTTAACCCGGTCGGGCTACCGGCGAGCCTTTCGATAACGTGCATATACATGGGGTCATACCTCGGCGAGGATTCCAAGTCCGGCGCGAAGCTGATAACATCCTCCTGGCACAGACCCGATAATCTATGCGGTCCTGCCGGCGCGAAGGTTAACGGCACATACGTGACCTCCTGCCTTGCTAAGCAGGAGGCCGTCCGCCAAGGTGCCAACGAAGCGGTGATGCTGAACTCGATCGGTCACGTTGCAGAATGCACGGGAGAGAACATCTTCATCTACAGGAACGGAAAGATATTCACTCCTCTGACGTCCGAATGCATCCTCGAAGGAATAACAAGGGACTCGGTCATTCAGGTGGCGCGCGACCTAGGTTATGAGGTCATCGAGACAGAGATAACAAGAATGCAGCTTGTCACAGCCGATGAGGTGTGGATGACAGGCACGGCAGCGGAAGTTGCACCCGTCACCATGATAGACGGCAGGGTCATCGGCGACGGGAAGGTCGGAAAAGTGGCTGCGAAGATACAGCACAAGTTCCATGATATCGCAGAAGGAAAAGACCAGAAATACGACGGCTGGCTATACTACGTTAAATAA
- a CDS encoding glycosyltransferase family 87 protein — translation MTEISVSSFRKWVTDKDEISVSIPFFCKTTLLIIVLGIIIRVALGFFMTHNYDMYHWGVVIQNINSGNGLYEITGYFYTPPWGYLLGLDSIFQNFIGLATTGGILTATFPLSDTIGHFTSVIIDPFFNLSVEIIFILSDLAAGYLVFWIIRDITRDRRKAVIGFALWFLCPFLITAGTVSEMFDTLTVVMTLLSIIFLRKGRYVESGVMLCLATLTKFFPGFFILVIIAYIWSKGKETGTSKKNVLMFLIGVVATAFVILLPQILDGTLADCFLFITSRVSEGISTGMVGRLGGYAAPVVYVITIVVSAIFALRIIRNRTMANMDGLLFDALLVTAAVMFLYPPQPHYLLLLLPFVIFAMLSDRRYRAPLILLMIGATTAAVAGGPMDLLSIAGFTDLFGLDSMVHAVEVYSSPLFGIGIISGINLVAGAGYVLQYISILFILWVRFGEEIKRRIMKKSTAGSVDRSSDSED, via the coding sequence TTGACCGAAATCAGCGTAAGCTCCTTCCGAAAATGGGTCACGGACAAGGATGAGATATCTGTTTCCATACCGTTCTTTTGCAAGACCACCTTACTGATAATAGTCCTTGGAATCATAATTAGGGTTGCATTGGGATTTTTCATGACCCACAATTATGATATGTATCATTGGGGGGTGGTGATCCAAAACATCAACAGCGGCAATGGGCTGTATGAGATAACCGGATACTTCTACACTCCGCCTTGGGGATATTTACTGGGATTGGACTCGATCTTCCAGAACTTTATCGGATTGGCCACGACAGGTGGGATATTGACAGCGACATTCCCGCTGTCGGACACCATCGGACATTTCACTTCGGTTATAATCGATCCGTTCTTCAACCTTTCAGTTGAAATAATATTCATATTGAGCGACCTTGCCGCCGGATACCTTGTATTCTGGATAATACGTGATATTACTCGGGATCGCAGAAAAGCCGTCATCGGGTTCGCACTTTGGTTCTTGTGCCCCTTTTTGATCACTGCGGGCACTGTCAGCGAGATGTTCGACACGCTGACCGTGGTGATGACACTCCTTTCGATCATCTTTCTAAGAAAGGGACGTTATGTGGAATCGGGAGTGATGCTGTGTCTCGCCACACTTACAAAATTCTTCCCCGGGTTCTTCATTTTGGTAATCATTGCATATATTTGGTCCAAAGGCAAAGAGACAGGCACCTCAAAGAAAAACGTACTGATGTTCCTCATCGGAGTTGTTGCTACAGCATTTGTAATATTATTGCCGCAAATACTTGACGGGACGCTCGCCGATTGTTTCCTGTTCATAACTTCCAGAGTGAGCGAGGGCATCAGCACCGGAATGGTCGGGCGGTTGGGAGGATATGCTGCGCCGGTAGTTTATGTAATTACTATCGTTGTTTCGGCAATATTCGCTTTGCGCATTATCAGGAATAGAACCATGGCAAATATGGATGGTCTTCTTTTCGACGCTTTGTTGGTGACCGCCGCTGTTATGTTCCTATACCCGCCCCAGCCGCATTACTTGCTTCTTCTTTTACCGTTCGTTATATTCGCAATGCTGTCGGATAGAAGATACAGGGCTCCGCTCATCCTGCTGATGATAGGAGCAACGACCGCCGCAGTGGCGGGAGGTCCGATGGATCTTTTGTCTATTGCGGGATTCACCGACCTATTCGGTCTTGACTCGATGGTGCATGCGGTCGAGGTCTATTCCTCTCCGTTATTCGGCATAGGAATAATATCGGGAATTAACTTGGTAGCGGGTGCGGGATATGTGCTGCAGTATATTTCGATCCTCTTTATTTTGTGGGTCAGGTTCGGTGAAGAAATAAAAAGAAGGATAATGAAAAAGAGTACTGCTGGCTCTGTGGATCGATCCTCTGACTCCGAGGATTGA
- a CDS encoding GHMP family kinase ATP-binding protein has protein sequence MVSTTVDKYVYLSLERSFNPIATSLKYSTVEKVDSVDEIKHPIFRECLKMHNVQGVEINSTADIPSGTGMGSSSSFTVGLINLLRAYNGNFSDRRFLAESACEMEIDILHEPIGKQDQYAAAYGGLNYYHFKKDHSVEVEHLALSKELKDTLNKRLVLFYIGGDRSASTILKEQSESDERKDEATKKLCSLAIKLKDDLKSGDIDSLGKLLDESWKLKREITSRISNNKIDEIYDLGLSNGAVGGKLLGAGGAGFMLFYAHEEDQTGLKAALSRCRDIPFRMECEGSKVVFNDQH, from the coding sequence GTGGTCAGCACCACTGTCGACAAATACGTGTACCTTTCATTAGAGCGGTCCTTCAACCCGATTGCCACTTCACTCAAGTATTCAACGGTGGAGAAAGTCGACTCCGTTGATGAGATAAAACACCCGATCTTCAGAGAATGCCTGAAAATGCACAACGTGCAGGGAGTTGAGATAAACAGCACGGCGGATATACCAAGCGGAACCGGCATGGGTTCATCCAGTTCATTCACCGTCGGTCTGATAAATTTACTGAGAGCCTACAACGGCAACTTCTCTGATAGAAGATTTCTTGCAGAAAGCGCCTGCGAGATGGAGATAGATATCCTTCACGAGCCGATAGGAAAACAGGATCAGTACGCCGCTGCATATGGTGGACTGAATTACTATCATTTCAAAAAGGACCACAGTGTAGAAGTGGAACATCTGGCTCTGTCAAAAGAGCTCAAGGACACCCTTAACAAAAGACTTGTTCTTTTTTACATCGGCGGCGATCGGAGTGCATCGACCATCCTGAAAGAACAGAGTGAAAGTGACGAGAGAAAGGATGAGGCAACAAAAAAATTGTGCTCCCTTGCGATAAAACTGAAAGACGATCTGAAGTCGGGAGATATCGACTCGCTGGGAAAACTTCTTGATGAGAGTTGGAAGCTGAAAAGGGAGATCACATCACGCATCTCTAACAACAAGATAGACGAAATATACGATCTGGGCTTATCAAACGGAGCAGTTGGAGGAAAGCTCCTTGGAGCCGGCGGCGCAGGATTCATGCTTTTCTATGCTCATGAGGAAGATCAGACCGGTCTGAAGGCCGCCCTGAGCCGATGCAGAGACATTCCGTTTCGTATGGAGTGCGAAGGCTCTAAAGTCGTGTTCAACGATCAGCACTGA
- a CDS encoding glycosyltransferase family 2 protein: MKASEKVSVIIPVFNGAAHIRSAFDVLSKQTYDNFETIFVVDKKTSDDSLKIMEEEKGRLSDVKVIVQQGDTKLGGARNEGLQASEGEIVWFFDVDDVAVPELLSETVRIMAEKNADVVMFNFIRTRSADVKPPSGEFGIDEMSRNEAIAALLHLELPVTAWSKIIRKKLLTDNGIEFSFGYAEDVWHTYNLVNKSEKICFCEKPLYLYIQNEGSICNTDKNRNIRGKAEIDRYAKLEELFSGDEDIIGVFKKRSALIRIRSAVHMDKASFMEYARSEDCRTMLNANLHNSVSPEVVLFKVAPSLYYSFVEYYLRKIYYKDNKCFRKPKKA, encoded by the coding sequence TTGAAAGCCTCTGAGAAAGTAAGCGTAATAATACCCGTCTTTAACGGTGCCGCACACATACGCAGTGCATTTGACGTTCTGTCAAAACAGACCTATGATAATTTTGAAACGATATTTGTCGTCGACAAGAAGACCAGCGACGATTCTCTCAAGATAATGGAAGAAGAGAAGGGCAGGTTGTCTGATGTCAAAGTGATCGTTCAGCAGGGAGATACAAAACTGGGGGGTGCCAGGAACGAAGGCCTCCAAGCATCAGAAGGCGAGATAGTATGGTTCTTTGATGTTGACGATGTGGCAGTACCTGAACTTCTAAGCGAAACAGTCCGGATAATGGCGGAAAAGAATGCGGACGTTGTCATGTTCAATTTCATAAGAACTCGATCCGCAGATGTTAAACCCCCTTCCGGAGAATTCGGGATCGATGAGATGAGCAGGAATGAAGCGATAGCGGCGCTTCTTCATCTCGAACTTCCGGTCACGGCATGGTCAAAGATCATTAGAAAAAAACTCCTTACCGACAATGGGATCGAGTTCTCGTTCGGTTATGCCGAAGACGTTTGGCATACGTATAATCTTGTCAACAAGTCTGAAAAAATATGTTTCTGCGAAAAACCCCTCTACCTATACATCCAGAATGAGGGTTCCATCTGCAATACCGATAAGAACAGGAACATACGCGGTAAAGCAGAGATAGACAGATACGCAAAATTAGAGGAGCTGTTCTCCGGCGATGAAGATATCATCGGGGTCTTCAAAAAAAGGTCCGCACTGATCCGAATAAGGTCAGCGGTCCATATGGATAAAGCGAGTTTTATGGAATATGCAAGGAGTGAGGATTGCAGAACAATGTTGAATGCGAATCTTCACAACTCTGTTTCTCCGGAAGTGGTATTGTTCAAGGTCGCCCCTTCGCTGTACTACTCTTTTGTTGAATATTATCTTCGTAAAATATACTACAAAGACAATAAATGTTTCAGAAAACCTAAAAAAGCATAA
- a CDS encoding glycosyltransferase family 39 protein — protein sequence MDYWAVIIRNIESGQGLYGLEGYYYTPVWGYFLSFQSVIQELFMNINVMGLRVPETFSIETLPWGFTSNVTSVAFNTAIKIPFLISDLIVGYLVYWLIKDRTQDMRKATVGFALWFLCPIVIMVTSAAGMFDTFAVLFTLLCIVMVRKDKLFLAGVLLTFAILTKFFPIYLLFILLAYVYVKHRGEGSLSRSLFKAVAGALAAFFILMLPQIWNGEVSDSLLFLSSRISEEGGSILIKGAMLLNIICLAAAILFGILLSRKSKEKVDDYFFIYALPLVLMPFISPGLPQYLVLAIPFLAFFIVWRNKHYFWPWLLISIGGSMFIIARYCGLLVSAGAFTDLISLNDIVSAMITFNTPLSHWSRLIDLSYQIAHAVELGVVLGLLFFVLEWYKKGCRGEDVFGSVGLAFVLRLRHKLLRTIGGK from the coding sequence ATGGACTACTGGGCCGTGATCATAAGAAATATCGAGAGCGGCCAAGGACTGTATGGATTGGAGGGTTACTATTACACGCCCGTTTGGGGCTATTTCCTTTCTTTTCAGTCGGTGATACAAGAGTTGTTCATGAACATCAACGTTATGGGACTGAGGGTGCCGGAAACATTCTCGATCGAAACACTGCCTTGGGGATTTACATCAAATGTCACGTCGGTAGCTTTTAACACCGCCATAAAAATACCATTCCTGATCAGTGATCTGATAGTTGGATATCTTGTATACTGGCTCATCAAAGATAGAACACAAGATATGAGAAAGGCAACTGTCGGGTTCGCCCTTTGGTTCCTTTGCCCGATCGTGATAATGGTCACATCTGCCGCAGGTATGTTCGACACGTTCGCCGTCTTATTCACTTTGCTTTGCATAGTGATGGTAAGAAAGGACAAATTGTTCCTCGCAGGTGTCCTGCTGACATTTGCGATCCTGACAAAGTTCTTCCCGATCTACCTGCTCTTCATCCTACTGGCATATGTCTATGTAAAACACCGCGGAGAGGGCAGTCTGTCGCGGTCGCTCTTTAAGGCGGTTGCAGGCGCACTTGCGGCATTCTTTATCCTAATGCTGCCCCAGATATGGAATGGCGAGGTATCAGACAGCCTGTTGTTCCTTTCCTCGAGGATCAGCGAGGAGGGCGGGTCCATACTGATCAAAGGTGCAATGTTGTTGAATATCATCTGCCTGGCAGCAGCGATCCTATTTGGAATTCTGCTTTCCAGAAAAAGCAAAGAAAAAGTGGACGATTACTTCTTTATTTATGCTTTGCCTCTTGTTCTGATGCCTTTCATAAGCCCGGGATTGCCTCAGTATCTGGTGCTGGCGATACCTTTCCTGGCATTTTTCATTGTCTGGAGGAATAAACATTATTTCTGGCCCTGGTTGCTTATTTCGATCGGAGGGTCGATGTTCATAATAGCCAGATATTGTGGCCTTTTGGTGTCAGCCGGCGCATTCACCGATCTTATTTCTTTGAATGATATCGTTTCCGCGATGATCACATTCAACACTCCGTTATCGCATTGGTCCAGGCTGATAGACCTTTCTTACCAGATAGCTCATGCCGTAGAGTTAGGTGTGGTGCTGGGGTTGCTCTTTTTTGTGTTAGAATGGTACAAAAAAGGCTGCCGCGGGGAGGATGTCTTCGGATCTGTCGGATTGGCATTCGTATTACGTTTACGACACAAGCTGTTAAGAACCATTGGGGGAAAGTAA
- a CDS encoding NAD-dependent epimerase/dehydratase family protein: MTSGKAVISGGAGFIGSHLADSLLKRGWDVVATDRIPAQNASNIKHLVSEKRFVYVENNMKYQSSVNKLTEGADMIFHLAANSDIQKGGRDPSIDLNDTFLTTVSMLEAARVNGIRKFFFSSTSAVYGDIKGKLNEETGGLQPISFYGAAKLASEAMISSYSYMNDIDSLVFRFPNVVGPRLTHGVIFDFIKKLKANPKKLEILGNGKQSKQYVYVKDLADGIADFSSKIEKGYNLYNISTNSFTTVNEIANMVCERMGLSDVRYEYTGGDCGWKGDVPTFDYDVKKAEKKGWKYNYDSSGSVRKTLEDINISADR; encoded by the coding sequence ATGACCAGCGGAAAAGCGGTGATTTCGGGCGGTGCAGGTTTTATCGGAAGCCATCTCGCCGATTCTCTTTTGAAAAGAGGGTGGGATGTTGTGGCGACAGACAGGATCCCGGCGCAAAATGCGTCCAACATAAAACATCTGGTCTCTGAGAAGAGATTCGTTTATGTTGAGAACAATATGAAATATCAGTCATCCGTCAACAAATTGACCGAGGGTGCGGACATGATTTTCCACCTCGCCGCAAACTCGGATATCCAAAAAGGTGGCAGAGACCCGAGTATCGACCTCAATGACACATTCCTTACGACAGTATCGATGTTGGAGGCGGCAAGGGTCAACGGCATCAGAAAATTCTTCTTTTCGTCAACGTCCGCGGTCTATGGCGATATCAAAGGCAAGCTGAATGAAGAGACGGGAGGTCTGCAGCCGATATCGTTCTACGGGGCCGCAAAGCTTGCTTCGGAGGCAATGATATCCTCCTACTCTTATATGAATGACATTGATTCTTTGGTGTTCAGGTTCCCCAATGTGGTTGGACCCAGACTTACACATGGTGTGATATTCGATTTCATAAAAAAGTTGAAGGCGAACCCTAAAAAGTTAGAGATCCTGGGGAACGGAAAACAGTCTAAGCAGTATGTGTATGTCAAAGATCTTGCCGACGGTATCGCAGACTTTTCTTCAAAGATCGAAAAGGGATACAATTTGTATAATATTTCAACTAATTCTTTCACAACGGTGAATGAGATCGCAAACATGGTCTGTGAGAGGATGGGGCTTTCCGATGTGAGATACGAGTACACAGGGGGGGACTGCGGTTGGAAGGGAGATGTGCCCACATTTGATTATGATGTCAAGAAGGCTGAAAAGAAGGGTTGGAAGTACAATTATGATTCATCCGGATCAGTAAGAAAGACCCTTGAGGACATCAACATCAGTGCTGATCGTTGA
- a CDS encoding damage-control phosphatase ARMT1 family protein: MKHAPECIPCLMGRVLFQSRLPNNGKEEASCEAALKKFAETISVEPNSARLATLVHRSSYDALGVSDPYRDLKVRADIAAMKYDSRVREYIQNSDDIFKAAVKVAILGNIMDFGAGIAIESPEEFDSVFESLLKMELAIDDTGMMKEIINSKGTVVYIFDNCGETVFDIPLIQQIRAMGCRVVGVVRGEPILNDVTLEDAQRIGLEDQLDRLLTTGAFAIGVDMRKIGGETKKELEAASMIIAKGMANFESLGEERLQPTAFLLKAKCTPVAAEIGTQVGSNVAKMVIRT, encoded by the coding sequence ATGAAACATGCGCCTGAGTGCATTCCGTGCCTAATGGGAAGGGTCCTTTTTCAGTCAAGACTCCCTAATAACGGAAAAGAGGAAGCATCTTGCGAGGCCGCATTGAAAAAATTTGCCGAGACGATATCGGTCGAACCGAACTCCGCGAGATTAGCGACGCTGGTACATAGGAGCTCGTACGATGCGTTAGGCGTGAGTGATCCGTATCGTGACCTTAAGGTAAGGGCGGATATTGCCGCAATGAAGTATGATAGCCGAGTTAGGGAATACATACAAAACTCTGACGACATATTCAAAGCGGCTGTAAAAGTAGCGATACTGGGAAATATAATGGACTTCGGAGCCGGCATTGCGATCGAAAGCCCCGAAGAATTTGACAGCGTTTTCGAATCTTTGCTGAAAATGGAGCTTGCGATCGATGACACCGGAATGATGAAAGAGATCATCAATTCAAAAGGGACCGTTGTATACATTTTTGATAACTGCGGAGAGACAGTGTTCGACATTCCCCTGATACAGCAGATAAGGGCGATGGGGTGCAGGGTCGTGGGTGTTGTAAGAGGAGAACCGATCCTGAACGACGTCACGCTGGAAGACGCGCAGCGCATAGGGCTGGAGGATCAATTGGACAGACTGCTCACAACCGGTGCGTTCGCGATCGGAGTGGATATGAGGAAGATCGGTGGTGAAACGAAAAAAGAGCTGGAAGCAGCCAGCATGATCATCGCCAAAGGTATGGCCAACTTCGAATCATTGGGGGAAGAAAGACTCCAGCCGACAGCGTTTCTTCTGAAAGCAAAATGTACTCCTGTGGCGGCCGAGATAGGTACACAGGTCGGTTCAAATGTTGCAAAAATGGTCATCCGAACATGA